In Symphalangus syndactylus isolate Jambi chromosome 9, NHGRI_mSymSyn1-v2.1_pri, whole genome shotgun sequence, the genomic stretch AGAATCACTTGGCCAGAGACTTATCTATTGGAAATTAGAACTGGCCTGCCTATAGAAGGGGTGAGTAGAGACCCCCTCCTCTATACCAGGGGCTTCACAAAGGGACTTTGGTCCTTTCTCAACCAAAAAGAACCAGGCTTCTGAAGGCATGGACAGCTGGGCagcatgtgcacatgtgtataagtgtggtggcaggtcccGTCTATGATGTGGGGCAAGGGCGGTCCAGGAGAGGATGCTGCCACAGCTCCCAGGGCTTCTCCTTGTGGCAATGCATTCACTGCCTCTGTTGTGAGGGGAATGGTGATTTCAGTGCCATAAAGCTTAGTGACAAATTAAGATGCTGGCAGTGTCCCAACCCCATGAGTCTCAGTGCCAGAAgttggtgggggaagggagaaaggaaaggagggagaggacgTCACTGTCCTCAAACCGAGCTTCTCTGCTCCATGCTATCCTGGGGGCTTCAGGTGAATGGCTGCACTGTTGGGGCGAGCAGCCAGGATGTAGAGGACATTCTCTTGCAGGAATGTAGGCCAGTCCACAAATCTGGAGTGGAAGCAAAGAACAGAGTCGTGAGGCTGGTTTGAAGATGCATGAGCCCTGATCCCAGCGGCAGCATGGCTTGGGCTACACAAAACTCAGGGAAgcttggctcatgcctgacctggCTATGGCTGGCTGTGCTACTAGGCCAACAGACCAGCTGGCTGGTCCTATAGACTTGGGTCAAATGTGCACTCTTGGAGCCTGGTTTCTTGGGTGGGCACTTGCTGTTTTGGAGTGGGAGTGGGTAATGCCCTCTCTTACTTGTGTGTTCTGTGGGGGTTCAGAGGGTACAAATGGCCAGGTGAGGAGGTCCTACTCACCTGGACTCCTGCTCTGTGGGCAGCAGGGTCTTGTCCTGCTGTTGCTTGTCCTGACTCTTGCTGTTGCTGCCGGCTGGGCTGCTATCTGCGATGGGACCCACATGGCTGATGCTGCTGGGCATGAGGACATGTGGTTAGGAGTGGGATAGTGAAATGCCTGCCCCCTCCCAAACTCTGGTAAGCCCAAGGCTCTGGACATGCTCATCCAGGCTCTTCTGACGTGTGGCAACATCGAGTTGAAGGTAGAGGCTGTCCTATGCCCTGGCCCGTAGGCATCACCATCCTCTACTTAATGCACAGGAGGCTCCTCTCTCGGCTGTTGGCAGGGGGAGCAGGGAGGTATGGAAGGGCCACTGGCAtggaaaagggaggaggagaggctgagTGGGGACCGGGACTGGTAAGGAGCAGACCTGACACTGCAGGAAGGAGCCTCTGGGAACCGTTTGCAAAACCAAGAGTGCTGGGCCTGGCGGCACTCTGCCTCACTGATGGTGCTCCCACTGCCCCGTGCCAGGAAGGTGGCCCGGGCTCGCTCCCGCTCCTTCACTGTCAGAAGCCTCAACAGAGAGTTCTGGGGAAGAAAAGACAAGATCTTAGAGGTGAAGATATCTTGTGAACTGCCAAGCCATAGAGAATCCTATCTCCATTACCACCTTTGCAACCTCCCTTAGAAGCTGCCCAGAGCCCTTCTGGAGGCACCAGCACTTCCAGTGCAGCCCAGGGCAGATTAGTCCTCCTCACGCAGTTTCCTCAGCCTGAGCACCAGATCATCTGTCACTGGATGGAACCTGAGCCCATTCCTGATACTGGTCCCTGCTTGGGCAGGACTCAGTGCTCCCCAAATCTGCCCAGCATGCCTCCCAGGCCCTTGTCACCCAGTATCCCAGGAACATTTGCCCCAACTGGCCCTCACCTGGGGACGCAACTGCTGCAGAAGCAGGAGGGACTCGTGGCACAAGAAGTCAGGCCACTCTACGTGGCCTCGATGTTCAGGGTCCAGGGCAGCAAACTGGCGGGCTGCCTGCTCTTCTTGCTCCTCACTCAGGGCCCTGTCCCGGTCCCCCCGCTTGGCTGCTTGGTGGCGGTAGCGCAGAAAGTCCTCCAGTGTCAGGGAGCAATCTGTGGGAGGCACCCCGTGCTAGCCATGCCcatccttcctcagcctcaggGCACCTCCATCACCTCCAGGGCACCCTCGGGGCCCCCACACCCACAGCTCTTGCTAAGTCTTTGCCTCCCATGGCCAGGGTCATCCAGGCTGTGACAGGGGATGGGTGACTCTGCTGGCCAACAACTCAGGAACAAGGACCTATTTACCCTCTACCCACTAAATATAGAACACTCCTTTCATGGTTCATCCTAGAAAGCCTGAAGGAGAAATCTGCCCGGCCCCTCTCCATCCAAGCAGCACCACCCAACCTTACCAGGGATGACTTTGCACCGCTGAAAGGTCTCCGTGAGGCTGTACATTTCCTCCTCAGTAAGCAGCAAGTTGATGTTGTCCTGAAAATAAGGAAGAGCTGAATCGGTGGCCATACAGGCCAGTAAGAAATGCCAGGGTCAAGGGGGCTAGAAATAGAATTTCAACTGGAAAGCAATTCCAAGATCATCTAATCCCAGCCTCCTATTCACAATCAATGAGATTGAGGCCCCAGAGAGGGGAAAGGACTTGGCCAGGGTTGTCTTTACTCTGGGGCAGAATCTTCCCCAGAACCCAGATATCCTGACTCCAGCACTGAGTCCCTTTACTAAAACAGTGGTTTTCTCCTCTGAGCTAACCTAGGGATTTCTTGGAAGTGCCTTAGGAAGCTGCTGCAGGGAATAAGGGGGCTAGTGAGTAGGCAGGTTGTGAATCCCTATCTCCATCAACCAGAGCGGCTCCATCTCCATCCCTTTTATCTACTTGGCTTCTGTGTTAGGCTgtgctaaaaatatattttagttaaaaaaaagtttaatcatAGCTCTGCTCCAAGTGGGTTGTATCACTTTAAATAACTCCAGAATGGTTTTAAAAGATGCCATTATTACAAGGCTCCTAAAGCCAAATGAGTTTTTTTGTGGTGCCACAGAAGTTTTAATTCCAAAGGAGCACTGATATCCTATTGTGCTGACATTACCATACAGTCTTTAAACCATCAAAGATCCTTTCTAGTACAAGgtcattttcttcctctgagaTACCAGCAAAGTACAAGAGCAGAtatttcatgaatattcatatgtggatttcataaagaaatcaaaccattctttttcttccataacactttttaaaaactaatatacaatagttgtatttttctttcaaaccATACTTTCAATAAACACCTACTGAGCCCCTAGTAAACACCGGGCACCACAATGCTGTGTAACACTGTGAGATGTTCAGTGtggctgaggtttggagtacgtgtgagtgtgtgtgtgagggaaggAGGGGGCCTACTATGAAGTACCTCCAATACCCTTTATCGAGCCCCTCACATTAGGTCTTTATTCTGAGGGCAAAAGGGAGCCAACAAAGGGTTTTCAAGTGGGGAATGCTGTGGTCAgatctctggctgctgtgtggaagaTGGATTAGAGGGGCAGAGTCTGGAGGCGTGGAGAGCAGTTGGGGGCTGCTGCAACAGTCCAGGCAAGAAATGATGAGCAGCTAAACTGAGACATGAGAatgaagaagggaagagagataTTAGAGGCAGCATCAACAGGACCTGATGACTCACTGGATGTGAGGCATGAGGGAGAGATTGAACTGGAATTGGTAACTGGGGCATGGTATTACTATTCACAGAGAGAAGGAGTGGAGGAAGAGCAGGTTTGGGGGCAAAGATGAGTTCATTTTGGGGCATGATGAGTGTGAAGTACTTGTGAGATATCAAAGTGGATAAGTGCAAGAGACAGAAAATTTAGGTCTGGACACACAAAAATAGGAGTCATTAGTGTTTAGATAGTGGCTGCAGATGAAGTCACCCAAAGAGGGCGCAGTGAGAAAAGAAGAGTATTAAACAACAGAACCCTGAGAAACATAGGACTGAGACAAGAAACTAACAAAGGGCATTGAGAAAGAATGGTTAGAGACTAAGGCTGGAAAAGCATCAGTAGAGAAGGTACTGGATACCAAGCAAAGACAGCTGCAGAATGTGGGAGGTAATGTTAACGGTGGTTACACCACTGAGGTGGGATTTTATTGACtttctattttctctcatttccatATCTTATGcaataattctcataaaaatacttaaatcctaaagaaaagagagaggaataaaGAAGTAATAAATACTTCCGAGAGATCAAGTAAGAAGATGCCTCAGAAAAGGTCAGTGGACTTGACAATTAGGAGGTGACTGGTGACGTTAGGAAGGGACAATTCTGCAGAATGATGGATGCAGAAGTCAGATTAGACGATAGGTGGTTGAAGAACCATAGGAGATGATGAAATTCTTTTAAGAAGTTTGGCTgtggggccaggtgcaatggcttgtgcctgtaatcccagctactgaggaagctgaggcaggaggattgcttaggtctaggagttcgaggctgcagtgttacgatcgcaccactgcacttcagccaggtgacacagtgagaccctgtctcataaaaagaaaaaaaaaagaagaagattcgttggctgtgaagggaaggaaagaaaggagaggtaCTTGGAAGAAGGCTTTGTAAAAAGCCCAGTGGAGCATGGTGGCAATGATGGTAGGACTGTGTCAGGAAGCTGGGGAGGGAGCAGTGTGTTCCTGGGGGTTAGGGAGGTGACCCCTTCACCCCAGTCCTATAGCAGCAGCACACCGCAAAGCAGAGTGGCTGAGATGAAAGGCTGGCATCTGGAAGGGGCGACAGGCACTAGAGAAGGTCACCGGTACAGCAGGGTCTGCTGCAGTGTACTCCAGGGGGACAGGGGTTTAAGTGGCTGAAAATAGCTGTTCCATAACAAGCCATAGAGGAAGAGTTATTTGTTAGAAAGTGGCACATTTCTGCTTTCGTCTAAGCAGCAGGAAGAAGAGGGGGATCAGCAGGTGCTCCTCACTCTGAAATCAATAAACAATGACGATATCTGCAGGACAACAGATCAATAAGGCAAGACTTGAACTCTATTCAGGTGTAGTGAGAAACGGATATAAATCTGGCTTTCAATGGAAACCTTAGACTCTGTCCTTCATTAAAAGTTAGAAggcatttatatataatttgcgAAGTTCTGAATCAATAGAGCTTTGTCATTTAATTCACATAATAACCACTTCAAAGAGGAAGAGCAAATGCTTATGAGTCAGGTGGCAGGCTGAGTGAGGATCGCAGGCCTAGGAAGTTTTCCTGTGATAGAATCTACCCCTATTGGAAGCCAGCTGGTTAGGATCTCAGGTTAGTTTTCATATGGATACAGCGAATGACAACTATAGACTAGTAGAGAAAGAATTGCTCCAAGCAGAATTACTTTTGAGTAATTAGGCCCCAGTCAATCTCCTAGCTCAGAGGTTCTCTACCGGGGGTGATTTTGCTACCTTCACATTGAGATgtatgctactggcatctagggGATTGAGGCCAggggtgctgctaaacatcctacaatgcacttGGCCCCCCAGACAAGTAACTAACCAGCCTAAAATgtactgaggttgagaaaccccaTCCTAGCTCTAGGTCTCTTGTATGTACCattggaaaattcttttttttttttcgagacggagtcttgctctgtcgccaggctggagtgcagtggcctgatttcggctcactgcaacctccgcctcctgggtttaagtgattctcctgcctcagcctcccaagtagctgggactacaggcacgtgccaccacgcccagctaatttttgtatttttagtagagatggggtttcaccatgtt encodes the following:
- the PHF24 gene encoding PHD finger protein 24 isoform X2 translates to MGVLMSKRQTVEQVQKVSLAVSAFKDGLRDRPSIRRRGELPGSRRGTVEGSVQEVQEEKEAEAGTSVAQEESSAGRAAWERLRDGRGVEPEEFDRTSRFTPPAFIRPTRKLDDDKPPEICLEPREPVVNDEMCDVCEVWTAESLFPCRVCTRVFHDGCLRRMGYIQGDSAAEVTEMAHTETGWSCHYCDNINLLLTEEEMYSLTETFQRCKVIPDCSLTLEDFLRYRHQAAKRGDRDRALSEEQEEQAARQFAALDPEHRGHVEWPDFLCHESLLLLQQLRPQNSLLRLLTVKERERARATFLARGSGSTISEAECRQAQHSWFCKRFPEAPSCSVSISHVGPIADSSPAGSNSKSQDKQQQDKTLLPTEQESRFVDWPTFLQENVLYILAARPNSAAIHLKPPG
- the PHF24 gene encoding PHD finger protein 24 isoform X3; amino-acid sequence: MGAAWSLRSLTGPAASHPLPSSAPPGSWMMTNLQKSAWSPESLVCTRVFHDGCLRRMGYIQGDSAAEVTEMAHTETGWSCHYCDNINLLLTEEEMYSLTETFQRCKVIPDCSLTLEDFLRYRHQAAKRGDRDRALSEEQEEQAARQFAALDPEHRGHVEWPDFLCHESLLLLQQLRPQNSLLRLLTVKERERARATFLARGSGSTISEAECRQAQHSWFCKRFPEAPSCSVSSISHVGPIADSSPAGSNSKSQDKQQQDKTLLPTEQESRFVDWPTFLQENVLYILAARPNSAAIHLKPPG
- the PHF24 gene encoding PHD finger protein 24 isoform X1 — encoded protein: MGVLMSKRQTVEQVQKVSLAVSAFKDGLRDRPSIRRRGELPGSRRGTVEGSVQEVQEEKEAEAGTSVAQEESSAGRAAWERLRDGRGVEPEEFDRTSRFTPPAFIRPTRKLDDDKPPEICLEPREPVVNDEMCDVCEVWTAESLFPCRVCTRVFHDGCLRRMGYIQGDSAAEVTEMAHTETGWSCHYCDNINLLLTEEEMYSLTETFQRCKVIPDCSLTLEDFLRYRHQAAKRGDRDRALSEEQEEQAARQFAALDPEHRGHVEWPDFLCHESLLLLQQLRPQNSLLRLLTVKERERARATFLARGSGSTISEAECRQAQHSWFCKRFPEAPSCSVSSISHVGPIADSSPAGSNSKSQDKQQQDKTLLPTEQESRFVDWPTFLQENVLYILAARPNSAAIHLKPPG